Proteins encoded together in one Triticum dicoccoides isolate Atlit2015 ecotype Zavitan chromosome 7B, WEW_v2.0, whole genome shotgun sequence window:
- the LOC119340443 gene encoding protein FAR1-RELATED SEQUENCE 3-like encodes MLGRLGRKLFFNHLKGCNSTQEKDAYEFFNAYSWEIGFGIKHGNKYINKNGFKTMQDLLCSCEGTHKKFNSRSSRTNCPVMVRLLCTEDDGWYYGEVVLEHNHELAASVGERKLWKCHKYVDSSMKDIVRHLRSNNVSLTKVYGVMANVHGSHDDVPFRKRSLKSMCASIAHECSQDGINKTLDLFTSMQAEGTGFFFAIKTNEQRRVSGLFWCHQKSRADYSCFGDAVTVDTTYKSNLYEMPVGLFVGVNNHYQCCLFGCVLLREETVESFKWAFETFLSAMDSKPPKTILSDQSRQMELAIADVMNSSKHV; translated from the exons ATGCTGGGAAGATTGGGCAGGAAGTTGTTTTTCAACCATTTAAAGGGATGCAATTCGACTCAAGAGAAGGATGCATACGAATTTTTCAATGCATATTCTTGGGAAATTGGTTTTGGTATCAAGCATGGCAATAAATACATAAACAAGAACGGATTCAAGACGATGCAGGACCTTTTGTGTTCATGCGAG GGAACTCACAAAAAATTCAACTCTAGGTCTAGTAGAACAAACTGTCCTGTGATGGTTAGATTGCTTTGCACAGAGGATGATGGATGGTACTACGGAGAGGTGGTATTAGAACACAACCATGAGTTGGCAGCTAGTGTAGGTGAAAGAAAGTTATGGAAGTGTCACAAGTATGTCGACTCATCTATGAAGGACATTGTTAGGCACTTGCGTTCTAACAATGTTTCACTGACCAAGGTATATGGGGTGATGGCTAACGTTCACGGTTCACATGATGACGTCCCATTCCGTAAAAGGTCTCTCAAATCCATGTGTGCTTCCATAGCTCACGAATGTAGTCAAGATGGTATCAACAAGACACTAGATTTATTCACAAGCATGCAGGCAGAAGGAACAGGATTCTTTTTCGCAATTAAAACAAACGAGCAAAGAAGGGTGTCTGGTCTGTTTTGGTGTCATCAAAAGAGCAGGGCTGATTACAGTTGCTTTGGAGACGCCGTGACAGTCGACACGACTTACAAGAGCAACCTCTATGAGATGCCAGTTGGACTATTTGTTGGAGTCAATAACCATTATCAATGCTGCCTGTTTGGTTGTGTTCTTCTGCGTGAAGAGACTGTAGAGTCATTCAAGTGGGCATTTGAAACATTCCTATCAGCAATGGATAGCAAACCGCCAAAAACAATATTATCTG ACCAAAGCAGGCAAATGGAGCTTGCCATTGCTGACGTGATGAATTCATCAAAACATGTTTGA